A stretch of the Uranotaenia lowii strain MFRU-FL chromosome 3, ASM2978415v1, whole genome shotgun sequence genome encodes the following:
- the LOC129753359 gene encoding uncharacterized protein K02A2.6-like: MPDPAVNQAVGGLAQQPSSNQMLMQILQQQQQLMAQLTQQVSATQQAIHKLSRDETVLDSLSNNLTEFVYDPEQGSTFDSWYARYADLFDKDAEKLDDAAKVRLLMRKLNPQAHERFTSFILPKLSKELSFSETIGKLKTIFGSPVSAFHRRYLCLQTTKDDSDDLVSYSCKVNKACVDFKLKDMSEEQFKCLIFVSGLKSARDSDIRMRLITKLNETKDVSLEQVVEDCKNLLNLKQDNSLVEKQQSFSAVNAIHKERHPKPNHKHWAGKSVNSTNLPKTPCWACGAMHFSVDCTYREHQCRECKKKGHKEVYCACFTSGGSSSSNKKKKKKSSREVKIVSVNNITQSRKYSEIEINQVPVRLQIDSASDITIISDQCWRKIGEPQGTIPSCNAKSASGGSLHLAREFWCDVKIGSKTKRGLCRVAPPDLKLNILGSDWIELFGLWDVPISSFCNKINNQSPHPDSSLQAKFPKVFSSEMGLCSKTKVRLTLKGEPKPVYRPKRPVAYSVQGAVEDELQRLQNLGILESVDHSDWAAPIVVVRKPNGRVRICADFSTGLNEALESNQCPLPLPEDIFTKMAGCKVFSHIDLSDAYLQVEVDPRDQHLLTVNTHKGLFRYTRLTPGIKSAPGAFQQIMDAVLSGIGRACGYLDDVLVGGHTKEEHDRNLHQVLQRLEEYGFTIRMEKCKFHMQQVEYLGQVLDGEGIRPDPEKTSAISTMPPPRDVSSLRSYLGAVNYYAKYIPEMRKLRYPMDQLLKTGAKWNWSEACQRSFHRFCEILQSPLALTHYNPKMEIIVSADASNYGIGARIAHKLPDGSVKPVSYASRSLTPAEANYSQIEKEGLALIFAVTRFHRMIFGRNFVLETDHKPLLAIFGSKTGIPVYTANRLQRWALTLLLYDFSIKYVNTNSFGYADILSRLINTHVRPNEEYVIASIELEDTMQDIVKQSVVGLPVTFKMIQAGTQSDAILKQVKQFVDTVWPTDRSKFSDSQLQQFHQRRDSLSIVSDCLVYGERLVIPAKFRDRILRVLHKGHPGVERMRSIARSYVYWPGIDEQISQRVRACVECSRAAKTNTKTNLESWPVPEKPWQRLHADYAGPVDGNYYLIVVDAFSKWPEVISTKRITASATVAMFREIFARNGMPETLVTDNGTQFASEEFETFCSNQGILHLRTPPYHPQSNGLAERFVDTFKRGLRKITTGGEPLREAIDTFLLCYRSTPCRCAPDGKSPAELLLGRRLRTALDLLKPPTSFYKQPESKQEIQFNRKHGTKALNYDVKDLVWTKVHRNNTWSWEPGQILERIGRVIYNVWLPEKRNLVRSHTNQLRKRYESEQPTSPVQQQSTQIPLSILLDSCGLSQPSATPAEQATGGPSQLPLLNQLIPTEVPRRAPSKPPRATTQQQSSQLRQSSRVRRTPVRRQQFNSQLHSVVEKILKGDIQIHLSDFNAEKILIASMGIKIMDKGAKTENCL; this comes from the coding sequence ATGCCGGATCCAGCTGTAAATCAAGCAGTAGGGGGACTCGCACAGCAACCATCATCCAACCAGATGCTGATGCAGATCcttcaacagcaacaacagcttATGGCACAGCTTACTCAGCAGGTCTCAGCTACCCAGCAGGCCATTCACAAGCTGTCGAGGGACGAAACGGTTTTGGACTCCCTTTCCAACAACCTTACCGAATTCGTCTATGATCCGGAGCAAGGCAGTACTTTCGACTCCTGGTATGCACGTTATGCAGATTTGTTCGACAAGGATGCCGAAAAACTGGACGACGCTGCGAAAGTCCGGTTACTGATGAGGAAGCTGAATCCACAAGCACATGAGCGGTTCACCAGTTTTATACTTCCGAAGCTGTCCAAGGAGTTATCGTTTAGTGAAACAATTGGGAAGTTAAAAACGATCTTCGGATCCCCAGTGTCCGCGTTTCATCGCCGTTATCTGTGCTTGCAGACGACAAAAGACGATTCCGATGATCTAGTGTCCTATTCGTGCAAAGTCAATAAAGCGTGTGTGGACTTCAAGTTGAAAGATATGTCAGAGGAACAGTTCAAGTGCCTCATTTTCGTGAGTGGTCTCAAGTCAGCACGAGACTCGGACATTCGTATGAGGTTGATAACAAAGTTGAACGAAACTAAGGACGTTTCTCTGGAACAAGTGGTGGAAGATTGCAAGAATTTACTGAACTTGAAACAAGACAACAGTCTTGTTGAGAAACAGCAATCATTCAGTGCAGTGAATGCCATTCATAAAGAGCGGCATCCCAAACCAAATCATAAACATTGGGCGGGAAAGTCAGTAAATTCTACCAATCTACCAAAAACTCCGTGTTGGGCGTGCGGTGCTATGCACTTTTCTGTGGACTGTACATACCGTGAACATCAGTGTCGTGAGTGTAAAAAGAAAGGCCATAAGGAAGTATATTGCGCCTGTTTTACGTCTGGCGGTAGCAGCAGCAGtaacaagaagaaaaagaagaagagtAGCAGAGAAGTGAAGATAGTGTCCGTGAACAATATCACTCAGAGCAGGAAGTACTCCGAAATCGAAATCAACCAGGTTCCGGTACGATTGCAGATCGATTCAGCGTCGGACATCACTATCATTTCTGACCAGTGTTGGCGAAAAATCGGTGAACCACAAGGAACAATTCCTTCCTGCAACGCCAAATCTGCATCTGGGGGATCACTTCATTTGGCCCGAGAGTTTTGGTGTGATGTGAAGATCGGTAGCAAAACAAAACGTGGATTGTGTCGTGTTGCTCCACCAGACCTGAAGCTTAACATCTTAGGCTCTGACTGGATCGAGCTCTTCGGATTATGGGACGTTCCCATCAGCTCATTCTGCAACAAAATCAACAACCAATCGCCTCATCCGGATTCATCCCTGCAAGCTAAGTTCCCGAAAGTATTTTCGTCGGAAATGGGTCTCTGTTCAAAGACCAAGGTTCGCCTAACACTCAAGGGTGAACCGAAACCAGTTTACCGGCCCAAGCGTCCGGTGGCCTACAGCGTGCAAGGTGCAGTAGAAGATGAGCTTCAGCGGTTGCAGAATTTGGGCATTCTCGAATCAGTGGACCATTCAGATTGGGCAGCACCCATCGTCGTGGTTCGGAAACCGAACGGGAGAGTCCGCATTTGCGCTGACTTTTCGACTGGCCTCAATGAGGCGTTGGAGTCAAACCAGTGTCCACTTCCCCTACCAGAAGACATCTTTACAAAGATGGCAGGATGTAAGGTCTTCAGTCATATTGACCTATCCGATGCCTATCTCCAAGTGGAAGTGGACCCCCGAGATCAACATCTGCTGACAGTCAACACCCACAAGGGCTTATTTCGCTACACTCGCCTCACACCCGGCATCAAATCAGCTCCGGGTGCATTCCAGCAGATCATGGATGCAGTTCTGAGTGGCATCGGTAGAGCCTGTGGTTATTTGGATGACGTGCTGGTGGGTGGTCACACGAAGGAGGAGCATGACCGCAATTTGCATCAAGTGCTTCAGCGTCTGGAGGAGTATGGTTTTACGATTCGGATGGAGAAGTGCAAATTCCACATGCAGCAAGTGGAATACTTGGGCCAGGTTTTAGATGGTGAAGGAATAAGACCCGATCCGGAAAAGACTTCAGCCATTTCCACCATGCCACCACCTCGGGACGTCTCGTCATTGCGGTCGTATTTAGGAGCTGTAAACTACTACGCAAAGTACATTCCCGAAATGCGTAAGCTCCGGTACCCGATGGACCAGCTTTTGAAAACTGGTGCCAAATGGAACTGGTCAGAAGCGTGTCAGCGATCGTTCCATCGGTTCTGTGAAATCCTGCAGTCACCATTGGCGCTTACTCACTACAATCCAAAAATGGAAATCATAGTATCAGCAGACGCGTCAAACTACGGAATCGGCGCGCGAATTGCCCACAAGTTGCCTGATGGGTCAGTGAAACCGGTATCCTATGCGTCACGAAGCTTGACGCCAGCCGAGGCGAACTACAGCCAGATTGAGAAGGAGGGTCTGGCGCTAATATTTGCAGTAACTCGGTTCCATAGGATGATTTTTGGTCggaatttcgttttggagacgGATCACAAGCCGTTGCTGGCGATTTTCGGGTCTAAGACTGGCATCCCGGTTTATACAGCAAACAGGCTTCAGCGGTGGGCGTTAACTCTACTACTGTATGACTTCAGCATCAAATATGTCAACACAAATAGTTTTGGTTATGCTGACATTTTGTCGAGACTGATTAACACCCACGTCCGCCCCAACGAGGAGTACGTCATCGCATCGATTGAGCTAGAAGACACCATGCAAGACATCGTCAAGCAGTCTGTCGTGGGTCTTCCGGTCACTTTCAAGATGATCCAAGCCGGAACACAGTCGGATGCGATTTTGAAGCAGGTTAAGCAGTTCGTCGATACAGTTTGGCCAACCGATCGGTCGAAATTCAGCGACTCCCAGCTGCAGCAGTTCCATCAACGCCGGGACAGTCTATCAATAGTGTCCGATTGTCTCGTCTACGGAGAGCGATTGGTCATtcctgcaaaatttcgagatCGGATTCTGCGTGTTCTACACAAGGGCCACCCAGGAGTGGAGAGAATGCGGTCCATAGCACGTAGCTACGTCTATTGGCCCGGGATCGACGAGCAAATCAGCCAGCGTGTCCGAGCGTGTGTGGAATGTTCGAGAGCCGCCAAGACCAACACAAAAACTAATTTGGAATCTTGGCCTGTACCAGAAAAACCATGGCAACGACTACACGCCGATTATGCTGGGCCAGTCGACGGCAATTACTACCTGATTGTTGTTGACGCTTTCAGCAAATGGCCAGAAGTCATCTCCACCAAGCGCATCACAGCATCTGCAACGGTGGCCATGTTCCGCGAGATCTTCGCCAGAAACGGGATGCCCGAAACTTTGGTTACCGACAATGGCACACAGTTCGCGAGCGAGGAATTTGAAACGTTCTGCAGCAACCAAGGAATCCTTCACCTTAGAACACCGCCGTACCATCCGCAGTCGAACGGTCTCGCAGAGAGATTTGTCGACACATTCAAGCGAGGACTTCGGAAAATAACGACGGGGGGAGAGCCTCTCCGCGAAGCAATCGACACTTTCCTTTTGTGCTACCGCTCCACTCCTTGTCGTTGCGCACCTGATGGGAAGTCTCCAGCAGAGCTGTTATTGGGCAGACGATTACGAACAGCATTGGACCTACTGAAACCACCAACCTCGTTCTATAAGCAACCCGAATCGAAGCAGGAAATCCAGTTCAATCGAAAGCATGGCACGAAAGCGTTGAACTACGATGTCAAGGATCTGGTTTGGACTAAAGTACACCGAAACAACACCTGGTCCTGGGAGCCTGGTCAAATCCTTGAACGTATAGGCCGGGTTATCTACAATGTATGGTTACCAGAAAAGCGAAATCTTGTGAGGTCCCATACAAACCAACTGAGGAAGCGGTACGAGTCCGAACAACCAACATCACCAGTACAACAGCAGTCGACGCAAATTCCGCTAAGCATCCTATTGGATTCGTGTGGTCTTAGTCAGCCATCAGCCACACCAGCCGAACAAGCGACAGGTGGGCCATCGCAGTTACCGTTACTCAACCAGCTAATACCTACCGAGGTCCCTCGCCGAGCGCCTTCCAAGCCCCCAAGAGCTACTACTCAGCAACAATCGAGCCAGCTTCGCCAATCTTCTAGAGTAAGAAGAACACCCGTGAG